From a single Paenibacillus sp. FSL R5-0345 genomic region:
- a CDS encoding HAD hydrolase family protein gives MVGGNGAFIAKDGEVISTIHFDSQTSDRILKLIEEFEATCLIDSHWDYAYSGSHDHPIRRNVDPEQRAKNVSPSELDELVKVVFLSSLNGEQLIEQLHRMPVVIYKHGQEDIIDISPKGVNKWTGLQRLGVEPQQFIAFGNDANDIEMFRQSAHSVCVAEHIALGEVATERVGNGEEQIVRKIMKLAEGLRST, from the coding sequence ATGGTAGGGGGGAATGGCGCGTTTATTGCAAAGGATGGAGAGGTGATTTCGACCATACATTTTGACTCGCAGACTTCGGATAGGATATTGAAGTTAATTGAAGAATTTGAAGCGACTTGTTTGATTGACAGTCACTGGGACTATGCGTATTCGGGTTCCCATGACCATCCCATTCGTAGAAATGTAGATCCAGAGCAACGTGCCAAAAATGTTAGTCCGTCTGAGCTGGATGAGCTTGTGAAAGTAGTTTTTTTGAGTAGTCTGAACGGGGAACAGTTAATAGAGCAGCTACATAGAATGCCTGTTGTGATCTATAAACATGGACAAGAGGACATTATTGATATAAGCCCTAAAGGCGTAAACAAATGGACAGGACTACAAAGATTGGGCGTAGAACCGCAGCAATTTATTGCTTTTGGCAACGATGCTAATGACATAGAAATGTTTAGACAATCCGCACACTCGGTTTGTGTTGCCGAACATATAGCCTTGGGAGAAGTAGCAACGGAACGGGTGGGTAACGGAGAAGAGCAGATTGTTAGAAAAATAATGAAGCTGGCGGAAGGGCTGCGATCTACGTGA
- a CDS encoding hybrid sensor histidine kinase/response regulator: MKYRGIVGMGLFFILAISLLVSIISPTIQGQVTPVAKQGVLDLSKWDFEEQGLVDLDGEWEFYENELLSPSEIQQSSNKKSTYLSVPGTWKGKGLEDGMDRKGAGTYRLKVLVQDSDEILGLKIRSIRMSQKLFINGKQEGENGVPSTQSESFKPGNTPYTVFFQSNNREIEILIQVSNFNFITGGIVNSIPLGAQADITKVNSIQIGTDIGIILILGMFGAYHLSFYFVGRREKAYLLSGLYLLILSMNNSLYGEKIFQQLLPHFPFESTYKMLEISQFVGSIIIIMFYCSVESRLMSSKRMRIVLSPFVFYLFSVLVLPYDVHIRMKYVFVTYLGVVMITIIVRMIYLYVRSQSQTTDRKELFLFIGGAISLLIFFIDVSLYSENALQTDLLGKCGVIGFIVFFNIMLAVRFSNAYDKTETLSRQLLVSNQLKDEFLMNTSHEIKTPLHGIMNMTSFLLEDGEDNLYPIQKQNLWLIKDTSTKLSMLIQDLIDVSLLKHGELRLQQTVVDLRVASQIVFDVLQFELAGKSVRLDNQVEPDVWVLADDSRLRQVMYNLVHNAIKHTDEGLIQIKAYVEGNTVTVAVEDTGTGISPDMHTAIFEYFEQVDKPLPQDGYTGMGVGLYISRKLIERMGGEIRVDWSEIGQGTRMIFTLPKIERIPGYLEAAATGAGQHAHFEQTSLDIVDQSGYTILIVDDEASNIHILLNILRRHHYNVITAFSANEAIDKMEQYPNVDLVILDVMMPGISGIELCRTLRVRYSILDLPILFATVKDAPTDIALGFRAGANDYITKPFDGETLMARIQTLIAMKTSIQEAIRNEYAFHQAQIKPHFLYNALSSVISFCYTDGEKAAYLLSMLSQYIRYILDMDRSTLVVPLHRELELIQAYVEIEKARFGERFDFIFKMDEGLRSVEIPSLCIQPFVENAIRHGLFEKEGQGRVSLTVQAGGNYMKVIIEDDGIGIPDDLLYQLTGDGQLDGSIGIHNIRKRIGAIPGATLTIHSDLGFGTKVTMYLPASLGSMEGEAR; the protein is encoded by the coding sequence ATGAAATATCGGGGAATAGTCGGGATGGGGCTGTTTTTTATCCTCGCGATTTCCCTATTAGTAAGTATTATTTCCCCAACAATTCAGGGTCAAGTAACCCCGGTGGCCAAGCAGGGCGTATTGGATTTGTCGAAGTGGGATTTTGAGGAACAAGGACTAGTTGATCTAGACGGAGAATGGGAGTTTTATGAGAATGAATTACTGAGTCCCTCTGAGATTCAGCAAAGCAGTAATAAGAAATCTACATATCTTTCTGTCCCAGGCACATGGAAAGGTAAGGGCTTAGAAGATGGGATGGACAGAAAGGGTGCTGGCACCTATCGACTTAAAGTGTTAGTCCAAGATTCGGATGAGATCCTTGGTCTAAAAATACGAAGTATACGCATGTCTCAAAAGTTATTTATCAATGGGAAGCAAGAGGGAGAGAACGGGGTTCCTTCAACACAAAGTGAGTCATTTAAGCCTGGGAATACTCCGTATACGGTATTTTTTCAATCTAATAACCGAGAGATAGAAATATTAATTCAAGTCTCTAATTTCAACTTTATCACTGGGGGGATCGTGAATTCAATCCCACTGGGCGCACAAGCCGATATTACAAAAGTGAACAGTATTCAGATCGGCACTGACATTGGAATTATTCTGATTCTGGGGATGTTTGGTGCTTACCATCTCAGCTTCTATTTTGTCGGGCGTAGAGAAAAAGCCTATTTGCTCAGCGGTTTATATTTGCTTATTCTTTCTATGAATAATTCTCTATATGGAGAGAAGATATTTCAACAGTTATTACCCCATTTCCCTTTTGAATCAACCTATAAGATGTTGGAAATAAGCCAGTTTGTTGGGTCAATCATCATTATTATGTTTTACTGCTCGGTGGAGTCTAGGTTGATGTCAAGTAAGAGGATGAGGATCGTGTTATCTCCATTTGTCTTTTACTTGTTTTCGGTTTTGGTACTGCCGTATGATGTGCACATTCGTATGAAATATGTATTTGTTACTTATCTTGGAGTCGTTATGATCACAATTATTGTGAGAATGATCTATTTATATGTTCGCAGTCAGAGCCAAACGACGGATCGAAAAGAATTGTTTTTGTTCATTGGCGGTGCGATTTCACTCCTGATTTTTTTCATTGATGTAAGTCTCTATTCTGAAAATGCTCTGCAGACCGATTTGTTGGGTAAGTGCGGAGTGATTGGTTTTATTGTTTTCTTCAATATTATGTTAGCTGTACGATTCTCCAACGCTTACGACAAGACGGAAACGCTGTCCCGTCAGCTGCTAGTCTCGAATCAGCTTAAAGATGAATTTCTGATGAACACATCTCATGAGATCAAAACCCCATTGCATGGCATTATGAATATGACATCCTTTTTATTAGAAGATGGCGAAGATAATCTGTATCCGATACAGAAACAGAATCTTTGGTTGATTAAGGACACTTCTACGAAGCTGTCTATGCTTATTCAGGATTTGATTGATGTTAGTCTTTTGAAGCATGGAGAATTACGATTACAGCAGACAGTGGTTGATCTAAGAGTGGCTTCCCAAATTGTATTTGATGTGTTGCAGTTTGAACTTGCGGGAAAATCGGTGAGATTAGATAATCAGGTGGAACCCGATGTTTGGGTGCTTGCAGATGATAGCCGACTAAGACAGGTAATGTACAATTTAGTTCACAATGCGATCAAGCATACGGATGAAGGATTAATTCAGATAAAAGCTTATGTAGAGGGAAATACGGTGACTGTCGCGGTGGAAGATACAGGAACTGGGATATCCCCCGATATGCATACGGCCATATTCGAATATTTTGAACAGGTCGATAAACCTCTTCCGCAAGATGGCTACACAGGAATGGGCGTTGGTTTGTACATTAGCCGGAAGCTCATCGAACGGATGGGTGGTGAGATTAGGGTAGATTGGTCTGAGATTGGCCAAGGCACTCGAATGATCTTCACATTGCCCAAAATAGAGCGGATTCCAGGCTACCTCGAAGCAGCAGCTACAGGGGCGGGACAGCACGCGCATTTTGAGCAGACCTCGCTTGATATTGTAGATCAAAGCGGATATACAATCCTAATTGTGGATGATGAAGCATCTAATATCCATATTCTGCTGAACATTTTAAGACGGCATCATTATAATGTAATTACTGCGTTTTCAGCGAATGAAGCAATAGACAAAATGGAGCAATACCCGAATGTGGATCTAGTCATATTAGATGTCATGATGCCGGGTATTTCAGGAATTGAGCTATGTAGAACATTACGGGTACGTTACTCCATTCTGGATTTACCTATTCTGTTTGCTACAGTTAAGGACGCACCAACGGATATAGCGCTTGGCTTCAGGGCTGGGGCGAATGATTATATCACTAAGCCATTTGATGGCGAGACACTGATGGCGAGAATTCAGACGCTGATTGCTATGAAAACATCGATACAGGAAGCGATACGAAATGAGTATGCTTTTCATCAAGCACAAATTAAGCCTCATTTTCTGTATAACGCACTGAGTAGTGTAATCTCTTTCTGTTATACAGATGGAGAGAAAGCCGCTTATTTGTTATCCATGCTAAGTCAATACATTCGTTATATTCTCGATATGGATCGGTCCACTTTAGTTGTTCCGTTACACCGGGAGTTAGAATTGATTCAAGCTTATGTGGAGATCGAAAAAGCTCGGTTTGGAGAGCGGTTCGATTTTATTTTTAAAATGGATGAGGGTCTACGTTCTGTTGAGATTCCTTCCTTATGTATTCAGCCGTTTGTCGAAAATGCGATCAGACATGGGTTGTTTGAAAAAGAGGGTCAGGGCAGAGTTTCGCTCACGGTTCAAGCAGGCGGTAACTATATGAAAGTTATCATCGAAGATGATGGTATAGGTATTCCAGATGATCTGCTATATCAATTAACCGGAGACGGGCAGCTAGATGGCAGCATCGGTATCCATAACATTCGAAAGCGTATAGGCGCTATCCCCGGAGCCACCCTTACCATTCATTCCGACCTTGGGTTCGGAACCAAAGTTACGATGTATTTACCAGCAAGCCTTGGGAGCATGGAGGGAGAAGCACGATGA
- a CDS encoding MFS transporter: MQLATIFLGFIVFGISENIKGPAIPRIQFDFNLDEKQLGTLLSLNALGYLIACSFTAVLVRKWGIKAVSIIAFASMIFSGVLIYISHSYPLFSASYFLMYIGNGMLEIGLAILGARIFVKNTGTMMNLSHFFYGFSSTLAPLLATGLMTVSIFGHTLDWRGMYLIMLSLSLLPILFALRSTFPGDDLPHEDRIPLKSLVRDPALWLMVLILSFGVVSELAVGGWLVNFLEKAYKWDTVTASGMLSTFFLCFSLARLLLGPVTDKIGFNLSLIIFSAFSALCTFAAILGGEKLAFLFAAAGIGIAMIYPTVMAFIAKRYPHGSDTAITFTVTLMGVGSVIGNYAIGAVIEGVKRLYGAETQTGLLRGLQAGYGFIGLCAAICAISGCVLYRYLHRRQELI; the protein is encoded by the coding sequence ATGCAATTGGCAACGATCTTTTTAGGGTTTATTGTGTTTGGGATATCCGAAAATATTAAAGGGCCAGCCATTCCAAGAATTCAGTTTGACTTTAATTTGGATGAAAAGCAGCTAGGTACCCTGCTATCCCTAAACGCACTAGGTTATTTGATCGCCTGTTCTTTTACAGCTGTATTGGTTCGCAAGTGGGGGATCAAGGCTGTCAGTATTATTGCTTTCGCATCCATGATATTCTCTGGCGTTCTAATTTACATCTCACATAGCTACCCCCTCTTCTCGGCTTCCTACTTCCTGATGTATATCGGAAACGGAATGCTTGAGATTGGACTTGCCATTCTGGGAGCACGTATCTTCGTTAAAAATACCGGGACCATGATGAACTTATCCCATTTCTTTTACGGGTTTAGTTCCACGTTAGCTCCACTTCTGGCTACAGGGCTAATGACGGTAAGTATATTCGGTCATACACTTGATTGGCGTGGAATGTATCTAATAATGCTTAGCTTGTCTTTACTCCCTATTCTATTTGCCTTACGGAGTACGTTTCCGGGTGACGATCTTCCGCATGAGGACCGAATTCCACTAAAATCACTGGTCCGTGATCCGGCTTTATGGCTAATGGTTCTAATCCTGTCCTTCGGTGTAGTATCGGAGCTTGCCGTAGGCGGATGGCTCGTAAATTTTCTTGAAAAAGCATACAAGTGGGATACGGTTACAGCTTCTGGAATGCTGTCCACCTTCTTTCTCTGCTTCTCGTTAGCAAGACTCCTACTCGGACCCGTTACTGATAAGATTGGATTTAACCTATCGCTTATCATCTTTTCAGCCTTCTCTGCCCTGTGTACGTTTGCCGCAATTTTGGGTGGAGAAAAGCTCGCATTTCTATTTGCCGCTGCAGGAATCGGGATTGCGATGATTTATCCCACGGTTATGGCTTTTATCGCGAAAAGGTACCCTCACGGCAGTGACACCGCCATCACATTTACAGTTACGTTAATGGGAGTGGGTAGCGTAATCGGCAACTATGCTATAGGTGCTGTGATCGAAGGTGTGAAGCGGCTGTACGGTGCGGAGACGCAAACAGGCTTGCTGCGCGGACTTCAAGCTGGCTATGGATTTATCGGATTATGTGCGGCGATATGCGCCATATCCGGCTGTGTGCTCTATCGTTATTTACATCGCCGCCAAGAACTTATATAA
- a CDS encoding glycoside hydrolase family 65 protein — protein MSWSIANQGLSADTLLNLESIFALGNGYLGVRGNFEEGYSDKEIRSIRGTYLNAFHDVIDIPYGEKLFAFPGTQQKLVNIIDSQGLNIYIGEDMEPFALTAESVLAYERNLHLDKGYSERKIHWKSPSGKELKLHFRRLVSFTTRELFAIHLTVEPVNFNGPIQVVSRVNGDVSNYTNPNDPRVAAGHSKRLSVVACEARGEYVCLENETMASGLRTSCVTRHEWVGDWQVETQAGETDATVTATSSLSGPLSLTKWNVYTDTLRHEQMLVDTGIQVQESLKHLSFEDMLEQQAHYLADFWKRSDVVIENDLSLQEGIRFNLYQLLQSAGRDAHSNISAKGLSGEGYEGHYFWDTEIYMFPVFLMTSPDLARQLLLYRYSKLGEARERAKEMGHAQGALFPWRTISGTECSSFFPSGTAQYHISADVAYSYIQYHLAEEDDAFLLQYGAEVLFETARLWMEIGHFYEGKFHIDEVTGPDEYTCLVNNNYYTNVMAKHNLKWAARSFARLQEYDKVAFQALCIRLHVTEQEADSWLKAANAMFLPYDEKLGINPQDDTFLRKAVWDFENTPPEKHPLLLHYHPLTLYRYQVCKQADTVLAHYLLEDEQSQETIRKSYDYYEQITTHDSSLSSCIFSIIASKIGYKDKAYNYFIETARLDLDNTHGNTKDGLHLANMGGTWMAIVYGFAGTRLKENGLSLAPSLPTGWQKYNFRLAFRGRLIAVTIREEGVELELLEGEALDLILYGQSVTLGNDKPLTQALQA, from the coding sequence ATGAGCTGGAGCATTGCCAATCAGGGATTGTCGGCAGATACCCTGCTGAATTTAGAAAGTATTTTTGCGCTGGGGAATGGATATTTGGGCGTGCGTGGCAATTTTGAAGAAGGGTATTCCGATAAAGAAATCCGCAGTATCCGCGGAACATATTTGAACGCCTTTCACGATGTGATTGACATTCCCTATGGGGAGAAGCTATTCGCCTTTCCAGGTACCCAGCAAAAACTGGTTAATATTATAGATTCCCAAGGGTTAAATATTTATATAGGCGAAGATATGGAGCCATTTGCACTTACAGCAGAGAGTGTCCTCGCCTATGAGCGTAACCTCCATCTGGACAAGGGATACTCGGAGCGTAAAATCCACTGGAAATCCCCCTCCGGTAAAGAACTCAAGCTGCATTTCCGTAGACTCGTTTCTTTCACTACCCGTGAACTTTTTGCCATTCATCTGACTGTTGAGCCTGTCAATTTCAATGGCCCAATCCAAGTTGTATCTCGTGTAAATGGCGATGTTAGCAACTATACGAACCCGAATGACCCGCGTGTAGCTGCAGGACATTCCAAACGACTGAGCGTAGTAGCGTGCGAAGCTCGGGGTGAATATGTATGCTTGGAGAATGAGACGATGGCTTCGGGTCTGCGAACCTCCTGTGTCACCCGTCATGAATGGGTAGGTGACTGGCAAGTTGAAACTCAGGCAGGAGAAACCGATGCTACAGTGACTGCAACCTCCTCCTTGTCTGGGCCACTATCGCTGACCAAATGGAATGTCTATACCGATACACTACGACATGAACAAATGCTTGTGGATACCGGTATTCAGGTACAGGAATCATTGAAGCACCTCTCCTTTGAAGACATGCTGGAACAGCAGGCGCATTATTTGGCTGACTTCTGGAAGCGTTCCGATGTAGTCATTGAGAACGACTTGTCGCTTCAGGAGGGTATACGTTTCAACCTTTATCAACTGCTGCAATCAGCCGGACGCGACGCGCATAGCAACATCTCTGCCAAAGGTTTATCCGGAGAAGGATACGAAGGCCATTATTTCTGGGATACGGAAATTTATATGTTTCCCGTGTTCCTAATGACTTCTCCTGATTTGGCCCGGCAGCTCCTATTATACCGGTACTCCAAGCTGGGGGAAGCACGGGAACGTGCTAAAGAAATGGGCCATGCCCAAGGGGCATTGTTCCCTTGGCGGACGATCTCAGGTACGGAATGTTCCTCCTTCTTCCCTTCCGGCACAGCCCAATATCATATCAGTGCCGATGTAGCCTATAGCTATATCCAATATCATCTGGCGGAAGAAGATGACGCCTTTTTGCTCCAATACGGCGCAGAGGTGCTATTTGAAACCGCGAGGCTGTGGATGGAAATCGGTCATTTTTACGAAGGTAAATTCCACATTGACGAAGTAACCGGTCCAGATGAGTACACTTGTCTGGTGAACAATAACTATTACACCAATGTAATGGCCAAACATAATTTAAAATGGGCCGCACGCAGTTTCGCTCGGCTTCAGGAGTATGATAAGGTTGCCTTCCAAGCGCTGTGTATCCGACTGCATGTTACTGAACAGGAAGCGGATAGCTGGCTGAAAGCGGCGAATGCCATGTTCCTCCCTTACGATGAGAAGCTAGGCATTAACCCGCAGGACGATACTTTTTTACGCAAAGCAGTCTGGGATTTCGAGAATACACCACCGGAGAAACATCCGCTGCTGCTGCATTACCACCCGCTTACCCTGTACCGTTATCAGGTCTGCAAGCAAGCGGATACCGTGCTGGCTCATTACTTGCTGGAAGACGAGCAGTCGCAAGAAACGATTCGCAAATCGTATGATTATTATGAGCAAATCACTACCCATGACTCTTCTCTGTCCTCTTGCATATTTAGCATCATAGCCTCGAAAATCGGTTACAAGGACAAGGCGTATAACTACTTTATCGAGACTGCACGACTGGATCTCGATAATACACACGGCAACACCAAAGACGGATTACATCTCGCTAATATGGGTGGAACGTGGATGGCCATTGTGTACGGTTTTGCCGGAACACGTCTTAAGGAAAACGGCCTATCGCTCGCTCCGTCCCTACCAACTGGCTGGCAGAAATACAACTTCCGCCTCGCCTTCCGCGGGCGTCTCATTGCTGTAACCATTCGCGAGGAAGGCGTGGAGCTGGAATTGTTAGAGGGTGAAGCACTTGATCTAATTCTCTACGGCCAATCAGTGACTCTGGGCAACGATAAACCGTTAACTCAGGCACTACAAGCCTAA
- a CDS encoding GNAT family N-acetyltransferase — MNNIVSIEQLFSIEESIDELSELLIQVVEDGASIGFLPPLDASDSVLYWHNVLAPDVILFVATMNEIIVGSVQLHLSTKANGTHRAEIAKLMTHPNYRRNGIARSLMQKAEDRATQEDRSLIVLDTREGDPSNLLYTSMGYIQAGRIPYYAISANGELHATIYYYKIIG, encoded by the coding sequence ATGAATAATATTGTAAGCATTGAACAACTATTTTCGATTGAAGAATCTATAGATGAGCTTTCAGAGCTACTTATACAGGTCGTGGAGGATGGAGCCTCCATTGGTTTTTTACCACCCTTAGATGCGTCAGACTCTGTCTTATACTGGCACAATGTTTTGGCTCCCGATGTGATCCTTTTTGTCGCAACAATGAATGAGATTATCGTAGGAAGTGTACAACTACATTTAAGTACAAAAGCAAACGGAACACATCGAGCCGAAATCGCAAAGCTGATGACACACCCTAATTATCGCCGGAATGGTATTGCTCGTTCACTAATGCAAAAAGCTGAGGACAGAGCTACGCAGGAAGACAGGTCTTTAATCGTGCTGGATACAAGAGAAGGTGACCCTTCCAACCTCCTTTATACTTCAATGGGCTACATACAAGCTGGACGTATACCATACTATGCAATATCAGCTAACGGTGAATTACATGCGACGATCTACTATTATAAAATCATTGGCTAG
- a CDS encoding AraC family transcriptional regulator: MDQLKGQHKLPEYWSTRSVDLSEGFVHPPLDYEHELLEAIRLGDENRALEALHRINAMEAATLARYPLRSKKNAMIASCTLFTRAIIRGGVDPETAFQLSDTFIRAVEATTELEALHRYEYEMVLQFITVMRQQKENLHYSHIVNLSVYFIREHLFQDLNLSLISRHVGVHPSYLSDRFKRETGMPLTEFINRRRIEESQSILIHTNQSISEIALMFKFCSQSYYTQLFKKYTGLTPKQFRRDGGAITK, from the coding sequence ATGGATCAACTTAAAGGACAACATAAACTGCCGGAATATTGGTCCACACGTTCTGTGGATCTTTCAGAGGGATTTGTCCATCCTCCGCTGGATTATGAACATGAGCTTTTGGAAGCTATTCGACTCGGTGACGAGAACCGGGCACTGGAAGCACTGCATAGAATTAACGCAATGGAAGCTGCTACGCTAGCCCGATATCCGCTGCGCTCCAAGAAAAACGCTATGATTGCATCCTGCACCTTGTTTACACGTGCGATTATCCGGGGTGGTGTTGACCCTGAGACAGCTTTTCAGCTGAGTGATACGTTCATTCGTGCGGTGGAGGCTACGACGGAGCTTGAGGCACTTCATCGATACGAATATGAAATGGTCCTGCAATTCATTACAGTGATGCGCCAGCAAAAAGAGAATCTTCACTATTCACATATTGTCAATCTATCCGTATATTTTATACGCGAGCATTTGTTTCAAGATTTGAACCTTAGCCTGATCTCTCGGCATGTCGGTGTGCATCCCAGTTATTTGTCAGACCGCTTCAAGCGTGAAACGGGTATGCCGCTCACGGAATTTATCAACCGGCGTAGAATTGAGGAGTCGCAGTCGATTCTTATTCACACGAATCAGTCTATTTCCGAAATCGCTTTGATGTTTAAATTTTGCAGCCAAAGTTACTATACACAGTTATTTAAAAAATACACGGGCTTGACCCCGAAGCAGTTTCGCCGGGATGGTGGAGCAATTACGAAATGA
- a CDS encoding sugar O-acetyltransferase produces MATNKENMIAGKLYMAGGEELAKDSKRSRMLTRLFNNTTEEQGEYRVELLKQLFESTGKSLHIEPPFRCDYGSNITVGNNFYANFDCIILDVAKVTIGENVLFGPRVSVYTAGHPIDADVRISMLEFGTPITIGNNVWVGGNAVINPGVNIGNNVIIGAGSVVTKDIPDNVIAVGNPCRVLREITEDDKQHWEKLKEEYYRDTEQ; encoded by the coding sequence ATGGCAACAAACAAAGAGAATATGATTGCAGGAAAGCTTTACATGGCGGGCGGAGAAGAATTAGCTAAAGATAGCAAAAGATCCAGAATGCTCACCCGTCTATTTAACAATACGACGGAAGAACAAGGCGAATATAGAGTAGAGTTACTTAAGCAATTATTTGAGTCTACGGGCAAATCATTGCATATTGAGCCGCCTTTCCGTTGTGATTATGGCAGCAATATTACAGTTGGCAATAACTTTTATGCTAATTTCGACTGCATTATCCTGGACGTAGCAAAAGTAACGATTGGTGAAAATGTTCTCTTTGGACCCAGAGTAAGCGTGTATACCGCCGGCCATCCCATTGATGCGGACGTTCGTATTAGTATGCTCGAATTCGGTACACCGATTACCATTGGAAACAATGTGTGGGTTGGCGGAAATGCCGTAATCAATCCTGGAGTAAATATCGGCAACAATGTAATCATCGGCGCAGGTTCAGTCGTGACTAAAGATATCCCTGACAATGTAATTGCCGTGGGGAATCCTTGCAGAGTGCTAAGAGAAATTACGGAGGACGATAAACAACACTGGGAAAAACTTAAAGAAGAGTACTATAGAGACACCGAGCAATAA
- a CDS encoding LysR family transcriptional regulator, translated as MDLSQLEAFLAVCRIRNFTKAAEHLHISQSAVTARIKALENAVGKVLLTRDNRNVSLTQAGISFVPYAERMLRLFEESKVTLSEELENYIILSGPGSVWHYYYLEHILSFRRDHPKVAIKFLSYIDSSYMIRDLLLDGIVQIAIKYDPPEHPKVTKHFLFDDEIVLVSTQLRETSVRKEDFFQREYCHLEWGGPFPEWFSSIVGPGYVPALQTDHSMIMLDMLLLGEGFGFLPRSIAQPYLDQQRLFQLQCELDMPITKAYALYLTENTEDIRVRLGLEMLGVDR; from the coding sequence ATGGACTTATCTCAATTAGAAGCTTTTTTGGCAGTATGCAGAATCCGAAATTTCACCAAGGCCGCAGAACATCTACATATCTCCCAGTCCGCCGTTACCGCAAGAATAAAAGCATTAGAAAACGCCGTGGGCAAAGTACTTCTTACACGTGATAATCGGAATGTTAGCTTAACGCAAGCAGGAATTTCCTTTGTTCCATATGCTGAGCGGATGCTTCGTTTGTTTGAAGAGAGCAAGGTGACTCTATCCGAAGAGCTGGAGAACTATATCATTTTAAGTGGGCCTGGGTCCGTATGGCATTATTATTACCTGGAGCATATTCTTTCATTTAGACGTGATCATCCGAAGGTGGCTATCAAATTCCTAAGTTATATTGATTCCAGTTATATGATTCGTGATCTTTTGTTGGATGGAATTGTACAAATTGCGATTAAATATGACCCGCCGGAACACCCCAAGGTAACCAAACACTTCTTGTTTGACGATGAGATTGTTCTGGTTTCCACGCAATTAAGAGAGACATCTGTACGCAAGGAGGATTTTTTTCAGCGTGAGTATTGTCATTTAGAGTGGGGAGGCCCATTTCCAGAATGGTTTTCCAGTATAGTTGGACCAGGCTATGTGCCTGCACTTCAGACCGATCACTCGATGATTATGCTGGACATGCTGCTACTAGGAGAAGGCTTTGGATTTCTACCCCGATCTATTGCACAACCGTATCTCGATCAACAGAGGCTATTTCAACTTCAATGTGAGTTAGACATGCCGATCACAAAGGCCTACGCGCTTTATTTAACAGAGAATACCGAAGATATTCGTGTACGGCTTGGGCTGGAGATGCTTGGGGTGGATAGGTAA
- a CDS encoding ROK family protein gives MKEGTKSTIATATGLSIATCGNILNELMETGEVIETELEASNGGRPARRFIYNADFSYIACIYAKIEDGQQSLTYAVTNSVGERVDDGYIKAESIDATTIDHLVGTLIQAYNNIKAVGIGIPGLVHRGVINICDINTLIHAPLESLLREKYEVEVTVENDMNLTVYGFYKQQDYEEDKTIVVLTFIKGAFPGAGMMIDGHIHKGNTRFAGEVSFLPFGISRDEQFIRLGQTETFIPLAAHTIASLTAVINPETIALTGEQVRQEDIPHIYQNCLAFIPDEHMPHLIVLDHPDDYYMNGLIAITLESLTYSLQLVEKRR, from the coding sequence ATGAAAGAAGGAACCAAATCAACGATTGCAACCGCCACCGGGTTAAGTATTGCCACTTGCGGAAATATTCTGAATGAGCTTATGGAGACAGGTGAAGTCATTGAGACGGAGCTGGAGGCTTCGAATGGAGGTCGGCCGGCCCGAAGATTCATCTATAATGCCGATTTCTCCTACATCGCATGCATCTATGCCAAAATTGAAGATGGCCAACAATCCTTAACCTATGCAGTAACGAATTCCGTTGGCGAACGTGTAGATGATGGATATATCAAGGCTGAGAGTATTGACGCTACAACCATTGATCACTTAGTAGGCACACTAATTCAAGCCTATAACAACATCAAAGCCGTTGGCATTGGAATCCCGGGACTGGTTCACCGAGGCGTCATCAATATTTGTGATATCAACACTTTAATTCACGCTCCCTTAGAGTCACTCCTCAGAGAGAAATACGAGGTTGAAGTCACAGTTGAAAATGACATGAATCTAACCGTTTACGGATTCTATAAACAGCAGGATTACGAAGAGGATAAGACCATCGTCGTGTTGACCTTTATCAAAGGTGCCTTTCCAGGTGCAGGGATGATGATCGACGGGCATATCCACAAAGGCAATACTAGATTCGCGGGCGAAGTCTCATTTTTACCTTTTGGAATCTCGCGTGACGAGCAATTCATTCGTTTAGGGCAGACAGAAACATTTATCCCCTTAGCAGCTCACACCATTGCCTCATTGACGGCAGTTATTAACCCTGAGACGATAGCGCTCACAGGCGAACAAGTTAGACAAGAGGATATACCACATATCTATCAAAATTGTCTGGCATTCATTCCAGACGAGCATATGCCTCATCTAATTGTGCTGGATCACCCTGATGATTATTACATGAACGGATTAATTGCGATCACGCTGGAAAGCTTGACCTATTCGTTGCAACTGGTTGAAAAGCGCCGCTAA